The window CCTTGACCTTATCGGGATCATAAAAGGGCAGGGTCACATGGCAGATCAGGCAGTCCTCATTAAACTGCTGATTATTTTTTTCCAGCGTTGTCCAGGCTAGTGCATGTTTGCTGTCCTGCCAGATGGCTGTCTGGGCGGCATGGCATTCCTGGCATTTCTGGGAACCCACGAGATCCTGCAGGGTGATTGTCGGATCATTGAGACCTGTTTGCGCAAGCCTTTGCTGGTTGATTGCGTTTGCCTTTTGAATTGCCCGATGGACAATTTGTTTAACCTCGGGTTCTTCCGGTAAAGAGGTCTGTAATGGAATAAAGCGATTAGTATACTTGCATAACCCCTCTTCCTCTTGTGAGGCATCTCTGCTGGCTTTCAGAGTTTTTATACTCTGGGCAAGTTGTTTTTTCTCTGTGAGGAGTTTTTTATACTCCTTATCTTTTGCCAGTGCTTTCTTTTCTTTCTGCTTTTCCATGCGGGTAAGCTGCTGCTCCACCCTTTTCAGACGATCCTCTTCAGCTTTAATTCGAGTAAAGGACTTATCTGTCCATTGTCCGGCCTCTGTCCAGTTGATGTGCATCATGCCCAGATATTTTCCCCGTGTTCCTGTTTGAGCAATAAGCGTTTCATCTACCTTATAAGGGGCTGTGGTTGGTGCGGCATGGCCTGAACCAAGAATCAGATGCAGTCCACCTACGGTTTCAGCTATTTCCTTGTTAATTTGATAGGAATAGCTTGAAAGGAGGATCGTCATATCGACCTTCTGACCAATTTTGGCCAATGCTTTGGGTAAAACCTCCTGCCAAGGAAGGATGGTATACCCTTTCTTTTCCCCTTCTCCGTTTGGCTCTCCCTGATCATCAGTAAGCCCGAACAAAGCTATCTTTACTCCACCAACTTTCGTAATAAGATGCGGAGTAAAAAGAGGTTGTTTTTTCTCAGGGTCAACAAGGTTCATGGAGAGCCAGACGGTTTTATGGCGCTCCTGCAGCTCCTTTAGAAAATCGATACCACCAGCCAGATCATGCGCACCTATGCCTATAGCCTGGCAGTTCATAGCCTGCATAGCAGCAGCAATACCGTCGGCTTGGGCTTTTTCCGCCAGTTCCCTTTTGGCCTGTAGCTTTGCGTGTTGAAAGAGCAAAGAACCGCTATCGAGAAAGAGAGCTGGAAGCTTCTCTTTCTCCGCCAGTTTTCTTATTTGTAATGCTTTTCTGGACAGTCCGCCCAGTTGTTTTTTCTTTCAACCGCAGGGCTGGAGTTCTCCTCGAACGTCATTCCCATAAAAGAGTAAAAATTCTTCTGCCCAGGATGTTGGAACTACGGTGAGGAGTCCAATCAGCAGAACAAAATGCGGGGTCACACGTT is drawn from Candidatus Electrothrix aestuarii and contains these coding sequences:
- a CDS encoding UshA-like (seleno)protein encodes the protein MGGLSRKALQIRKLAEKEKLPALFLDSGSLLFQHAKLQAKRELAEKAQADGIAAAMQAMNCQAIGIGAHDLAGGIDFLKELQERHKTVWLSMNLVDPEKKQPLFTPHLITKVGGVKIALFGLTDDQGEPNGEGEKKGYTILPWQEVLPKALAKIGQKVDMTILLSSYSYQINKEIAETVGGLHLILGSGHAAPTTAPYKVDETLIAQTGTRGKYLGMMHINWTEAGQWTDKSFTRIKAEEDRLKRVEQQLTRMEKQKEKKALAKDKEYKKLLTEKKQLAQSIKTLKASRDASQEEEGLCKYTNRFIPLQTSLPEEPEVKQIVHRAIQKANAINQQRLAQTGLNDPTITLQDLVGSQKCQECHAAQTAIWQDSKHALAWTTLEKNNQQFNEDCLICHVTLPFYDPDKVKAANLLLMLPKTLKNVGCEACHGPAAAHSAGQGKVPVTIPDEKVCLQCHTSEHDDHFVFAEKAKRLGCSAKTQAQTQTQKQETKQEPTEEEKKEESEGKKDTLEKPIEAPEPEQATASESAEMPTITPHGKKEKK